One Fuerstiella marisgermanici DNA window includes the following coding sequences:
- a CDS encoding prenyltransferase/squalene oxidase repeat-containing protein yields MFRTVAVIIASFGFFCAGDRCLLAEETPDFSARVHSAVERALPLLETASAETARQRRCFTCHGHAMPAVVFAEALKHGFHIDSENLNRQLDHTYAQLKRSRKRFADGRGTGGQVDTAGWALWGLEAGERKADDITDPVVDYLLGKQNENGMWPCSSNRPPSEKSDFAASYLALRVIEAFGRDAHEPRVAAARANAAKWFENAQPEDTEDRVFRLVSLPYVGLDDRSEKLTAELIAQQRADGGWAQLPEMQSDAYATATVLYALSEGGIQSSNAVYRDGLEYLLKHQLDDGSWHVKSRSKPFQIYFETGYPHGKDQFISTTAACWATLALMHALPQQDATPIEKSASGQPIE; encoded by the coding sequence ATGTTTCGAACAGTCGCCGTCATCATTGCGAGCTTCGGCTTTTTCTGCGCCGGCGACCGTTGCCTGTTGGCCGAAGAAACACCGGACTTCTCGGCCCGCGTTCACAGTGCTGTCGAACGAGCTTTGCCGCTGCTTGAGACCGCATCGGCCGAAACCGCACGACAGCGCCGGTGCTTCACGTGTCACGGCCACGCGATGCCCGCCGTCGTGTTTGCAGAAGCCCTGAAGCACGGTTTTCACATCGACAGTGAGAACCTGAACCGACAACTCGACCACACCTACGCCCAGCTAAAGCGCTCGAGGAAACGGTTTGCTGACGGCCGGGGGACCGGCGGCCAGGTCGACACAGCCGGGTGGGCACTATGGGGGCTGGAAGCGGGCGAACGCAAAGCTGATGACATCACAGATCCAGTCGTCGACTACCTGTTGGGCAAGCAGAACGAAAACGGCATGTGGCCGTGCTCCAGCAACAGGCCTCCATCCGAAAAAAGCGACTTCGCGGCGAGCTATCTGGCCCTCCGAGTAATCGAGGCGTTTGGCCGAGACGCGCACGAACCGAGAGTGGCCGCAGCCAGGGCGAACGCGGCAAAGTGGTTCGAAAACGCTCAGCCGGAAGACACTGAAGATCGTGTGTTCCGGCTAGTTTCGCTGCCTTACGTTGGTCTGGATGATCGATCCGAGAAGCTGACCGCCGAGCTTATCGCGCAACAGCGGGCCGACGGCGGCTGGGCGCAGCTTCCGGAAATGCAAAGCGATGCCTACGCGACGGCAACCGTTCTATACGCGCTGTCCGAGGGCGGGATTCAGTCAAGCAATGCCGTGTATCGTGACGGCCTTGAGTACCTACTCAAACATCAACTGGACGACGGGTCATGGCACGTAAAGTCGCGCAGTAAACCGTTTCAAATCTACTTCGAAACCGGGTACCCGCACGGAAAGGATCAATTCATCTCCACAACCGCCGCCTGCTGGGCAACACTCGCTCTCATGCACGCGCTGCCTCAACAGGACGCCACGCCGATCGAAAAATCAGCGAGCGGCCAGCCGATTGAGTGA
- a CDS encoding PVC-type heme-binding CxxCH protein, translating into MIYRHAFVLIFLSLFNAATLSADDFPKPFNTEKSPAKLTTPQDALNGMTVPEGFEVSLFAAEPDVNQPIALATDDRGRLWVAENYTYSESATNYDDQMRDRVVILEDADGDGSFDKRTVFWDQGRRLTSVEVGHGGVWVLDAPNLLFIPDANKDDVPDGEPVVMLDGWDDNAARHTIVNGLRWGPDGWLYGRNGIMAISNVGIPGATADQRTQIDCGIWRFHPTRRKFEVVCVGTTNPWGMDWDENGQMFFINTVIGHLWHVVPGARFRRMYGEHFNPHTYGIIEQTADHFHWDTKELWHDIRKDGKTIMTKTTDQAGGGHAHCGMTILQGQPFPEELHGSVLALNLHGRRINRDTLHRHGATYTAKHAPDFLKVADPWYRGVEIICGRVGEVFIADWSDVGECHENDGIHRTSGRIYRLTVAGDPSKHRPNVGPADQLTSQQLAELVASDWEWLSRKCLLELAERTAAGQDMSTTHDYLTTKFHSNESEQSRLRRLWALNATGGTNQQLLLDSLDDTSEHVLCWAIRFLTEDESLAKSALPKFASMAKNDESGLVLTWLASALQSLRHEDRWPIAQALASHGKYADDRVLPLMVWYGVEPAVLANPDQAIELALSSKLPIVREYIARRITLEIERQPTIIEQLLQRSSQQTVDDTAVADILRGMTEALRGWRKATPVKGWDTFAKANSSNGNAEVRRLNRELSLVFGDGRALDELRKIAADGGADLSERRAAIRALVLARDKDVVKLLQALLGNRDMSRDAINGLAAFGHEETPQLLVSKFGSFNVTAKQAAITTLVSRPQFASVLLDAVTDGKIDRSQLSAFQLRQMQNSGNSGLSQRVADMWPELAEQSKEKTAHIAELRTMLTADTIAKADTSAGRALFNKSCASCHTLFGEGKKIAPDLTGAQRNNLNYLLENIVDPSATVSKNFKLTVALLEDGRVLNGVVVGNSEKTLTLQTATDQVVVQRDEVEELIESPVSMMPDKLLNVLTDEQVQNLIAYLMSPTQVPLPE; encoded by the coding sequence ATGATCTATCGTCACGCATTCGTTCTCATATTTTTGTCGCTATTTAACGCGGCCACGCTGTCCGCGGACGACTTTCCAAAGCCATTCAACACTGAAAAATCGCCTGCCAAACTGACGACTCCACAGGATGCGTTAAACGGGATGACGGTTCCCGAAGGCTTCGAAGTCAGTCTGTTTGCGGCAGAACCGGATGTCAATCAGCCGATCGCGCTGGCCACCGATGACCGTGGACGGCTGTGGGTCGCAGAGAACTATACATACTCAGAAAGTGCGACCAACTACGACGATCAGATGCGAGATCGAGTCGTCATTTTGGAAGACGCGGACGGTGATGGCAGCTTCGACAAACGAACGGTGTTCTGGGATCAGGGACGGCGTCTGACCAGTGTGGAAGTCGGCCACGGCGGAGTTTGGGTGCTGGACGCGCCGAACCTGTTGTTCATTCCTGACGCCAACAAGGACGACGTGCCTGATGGTGAACCTGTTGTCATGCTTGACGGCTGGGACGACAACGCCGCTCGGCACACGATCGTGAACGGTTTGCGGTGGGGGCCCGACGGTTGGCTGTACGGTCGCAACGGCATCATGGCGATTTCAAATGTTGGAATTCCGGGTGCGACTGCCGATCAACGGACTCAAATCGACTGCGGCATCTGGCGGTTTCATCCCACGCGCCGAAAGTTCGAAGTCGTGTGCGTCGGCACAACCAATCCGTGGGGCATGGATTGGGACGAAAACGGTCAGATGTTCTTTATCAACACCGTGATCGGCCATCTATGGCACGTCGTTCCGGGAGCTCGATTTCGCCGAATGTACGGCGAGCATTTCAACCCGCACACGTACGGCATCATTGAACAGACGGCCGACCATTTTCATTGGGACACCAAAGAGCTGTGGCACGACATCCGCAAAGATGGCAAAACGATCATGACGAAAACGACTGATCAGGCTGGCGGCGGACACGCTCATTGCGGAATGACCATTCTGCAGGGGCAACCGTTTCCTGAGGAACTTCACGGTTCTGTTCTGGCGCTGAACCTGCACGGTCGGCGAATCAATCGAGACACGCTGCATCGTCACGGAGCCACCTATACGGCAAAGCATGCTCCCGATTTTTTGAAAGTTGCGGACCCGTGGTACCGCGGTGTGGAAATCATCTGTGGGCGAGTCGGCGAAGTCTTCATCGCTGACTGGTCGGACGTCGGCGAATGCCATGAGAACGACGGAATTCACCGGACCTCGGGACGCATCTACCGCCTGACCGTCGCAGGCGACCCATCAAAACATCGCCCCAACGTTGGACCAGCAGATCAGCTCACTAGTCAGCAACTGGCGGAACTCGTGGCATCCGATTGGGAATGGCTGTCGCGCAAGTGTTTGCTGGAACTGGCCGAACGAACGGCCGCCGGCCAGGACATGTCGACAACGCATGACTACCTGACAACGAAATTCCATTCGAACGAATCAGAACAAAGTCGGCTTCGGCGGCTGTGGGCTTTGAACGCGACTGGTGGAACCAATCAGCAACTGCTTCTCGATAGTCTCGACGATACCAGTGAGCACGTCCTCTGCTGGGCGATTCGCTTTCTGACGGAAGATGAGTCTCTTGCAAAGTCCGCTCTACCAAAGTTCGCCTCTATGGCTAAAAACGACGAATCCGGTTTGGTGCTGACATGGCTGGCGTCCGCCCTGCAAAGTCTGCGACACGAAGACCGCTGGCCGATCGCGCAGGCTTTGGCCAGTCATGGTAAATACGCAGATGACCGAGTTCTGCCACTCATGGTGTGGTACGGCGTCGAACCAGCCGTGCTGGCGAATCCCGATCAGGCGATCGAACTGGCGCTGTCGAGCAAGCTGCCGATCGTGCGAGAGTATATTGCTCGCCGAATCACGCTGGAAATCGAACGGCAGCCGACCATCATCGAACAATTGCTGCAGCGTTCTTCGCAGCAAACCGTCGATGATACTGCCGTGGCAGACATACTGCGCGGCATGACGGAAGCGCTGCGAGGCTGGCGAAAAGCAACGCCCGTGAAAGGCTGGGACACGTTTGCGAAGGCCAACTCAAGTAACGGCAATGCGGAAGTCCGCCGGCTAAACCGCGAACTTTCGTTGGTCTTCGGCGACGGTCGAGCTCTGGACGAACTTCGCAAAATCGCTGCCGACGGCGGTGCTGATTTGTCTGAACGCCGCGCGGCGATCCGTGCACTCGTACTTGCGCGAGACAAAGACGTCGTGAAGTTGCTGCAGGCGTTGCTGGGAAATCGGGACATGTCGCGAGACGCCATCAACGGTTTGGCGGCGTTCGGCCACGAAGAAACACCCCAACTGCTGGTCTCAAAATTCGGCAGCTTCAACGTCACCGCAAAACAGGCAGCCATCACAACGCTTGTGTCGCGGCCGCAGTTCGCCAGCGTACTGCTGGATGCGGTCACGGATGGAAAGATTGACCGCTCGCAGCTGTCAGCATTCCAGCTTCGTCAAATGCAGAATTCCGGCAATAGCGGACTCAGCCAACGAGTTGCCGACATGTGGCCGGAATTGGCGGAACAATCTAAGGAGAAAACAGCGCACATCGCGGAACTCAGAACCATGCTGACTGCGGACACGATTGCCAAAGCAGACACTTCTGCGGGACGCGCTTTGTTCAACAAGTCGTGTGCCAGCTGCCACACGCTGTTTGGCGAAGGCAAAAAAATCGCGCCGGATCTCACCGGGGCTCAAAGAAATAACCTGAACTACTTGTTGGAAAACATCGTCGATCCCAGTGCGACGGTATCAAAGAATTTCAAGCTGACCGTCGCCCTGCTGGAAGATGGCCGCGTGCTGAACGGCGTCGTTGTGGGGAATTCCGAAAAGACGCTGACACTGCAGACCGCGACTGATCAGGTTGTTGTGCAACGTGATGAAGTGGAAGAGCTGATCGAGTCGCCCGTATCGATGATGCCAGACAAGCTTTTGAACGTGCTGACTGATGAGCAGGTGCAAAACCTGATCGCCTACCTGATGTCACCGACTCAAGTGCCGCTGCCGGAGTGA